The genomic window CACAAATAGTTCCCCTGTGTCTCTTGCGCTAAAAAGCTTCACCGCGGAGGAGAAACAAACCCTTCTTGAGGGTACTCCTCTGCGTCCTCTGCGGTACATTATTTATGGATAAGTTCTAAATTTAATAGCACGGTGATGCCGCTAAAAATTTTTGGACTATTGACCGGCGTTTTCGCAGTTTCACTGCTGCTCACCGGTCTGATCCGGCGCTATGCCCTCGACTACGCCTTGCTGGACCACCCCAACGCGCGCAGTTCCCATACGCATCCGACCCCGACCGGCGGAGGGGCGGCGATTGCCCTCGGTTTTTTTCTGGCCATTGGAGCATTGCACTATTGGGGACTGCTCAATGGGGATGTGAGTTGGGCGCTGCTCGGCGGCGGCGTGTTAGTTGCCTTCATCGGGGCTTGGGATGACATCACTCCCATCGTCGCAAAGTGGCGGCTGCTGGCGCACCTGCTGGCCGCCCTTTGGGCGGTGTACTGCATCGGCGCACCCGCCAGCCTCAATGTAGGCAGTTACACTCTCGAACTCGGGTGGACCGCCTACCCGTTATGGGTGCTGGCAGTGATATGGTTGACTAATCTCTACAACTTTATGGACGGGATTGACGGCCTCGCCGGCGCGCAGGCGATCACCGCGGGTCTGGCCGGCGGGATTTTGTTGTGGTGGCTCAATGCGCCGGGTTTGGCGGGGGCGAGCCTCGCGCTGGCCGCCGCAAGCGGCGGTTTTTTAATCTGGAACTGGCCCCGCGCGCGGATTTTCATGGGCGATGCAGGCAGCGGCATGCTGGGTTTCAGCTTCGCGGTGCTTGCCTTGGCCGGTGAGCGGGGCCATGCCATGCCGGCCGCCGTATGGATGATCCTGCTCGCCCTGTTTATACTGGACGCAAGCTACACCTTGCTCGCCCGCCTGCTGCGGGGCGAGGCGTGGTATCATGCGCACCGCAGCCATGCCTATCAGCGTCTGGTGCAGGCGGACATCCCCCATCGGCGCGTGACCTTATGGGCTCTGCTTATTAATGTAGTTGTATTATGGCCCGCCACGGGCATAATATGGGTTTATCCGGGCTTACTGCCTTGGATGCTGGCAGTGGTGGCAATAGCCGGTTGGCTGTTATGGTGGGGTGTGCGAAGTAAATTCTCAAATCCATAGAGAGGGGCAAGCAGTCAAAAAGTGGCCGCGCAATACCAACCCAACAAACGCACTATGGCACACACTGAAACCAAAATCTCTTCTTTAGATCTCAATCATCGTTACGCAGTCATTGCGCACGATCTGTTCATGGTGACAGTGGCATGGGCCCTCGCCACCATGATGCCTTATGAGCTCTCCAGTTGGAGGGCCGGCCTCCCTGGCTTCCTGATATCTCTTCCGTTTGTAGTCATCGCTCAAGGGGTGTTGCTCTGGTGGACAGGCGTCTATCGCGGCGTGTGGCGTTCTAGCAGTATTCCCGATCTCTGGAATATCCTGCGTGCGGTCGCGGCGGGTGTGCTGGCCATCAGCCTGCTGCTGTTTCTCGTCAACCGCCTGGAAGGCATACCCCGCACCACCCTGCTGATCTACCCCATCTGCCTGGTATTTTTATTGGGCGCCTCCAGATTGATCTATCGCGTCTGGGTGAGCAACAGCCCGAGCCTGTTCATGTTCCGCAACAAGAAGCGCAAGCGCGTGCTGATTCTGGGGGCGGGCGTGGCGGGTGAATTACTCGCGCGCGACATGCTGCAAGACAGCGACTACTATCCGCTGGGTTTCCTGGATGACAAAAAAGAATTACAGGGCGCGCTGATCCGCGGCATTCCTGTGCTGGGTGAGATCGCCGACCTGAACGACGTCGTCCATCGCACCGACGTGGATCACATCGTAATCAGCATGCCTTCCGCGAGTCCCGCGCAGTTGCACCGTGTGATCGCCCTCAGCGAACAGAGCGGCATACCGTTCAGGATTCTGGGGCGCTCACAGGGTCTCGCGACCGCCGAGCCCAGCGTGAAGGGGCTGCGCGAGGTCGTTATTGATGACCTGTTGGGAAGAGAACCGATCGCTCTGGATTGGGAACGTATCAGCAACGGCATAAGGAAGAAGATCGTGCTCATCACCGGCGCAGGCGGCTCGATCGGTTCCGAACTGTGCCGCCAGATCGCGCGCCTCGGCGCGTCGGCCCTGGTCTTGTACGAGCGCAGCGAATTTGGTTTGTACACCATCGAAATGGAAATGCGGCGCAGATTCCCCAATCTGACCCTGCATGCCTGCCTGGGCGACATCTGCGACGTTCCCGCGGTGGATCACCTGCTCTCAACCTACCGGCCGGACATCATCTTCCACGCGGCCGCCTATAAACACGTACCGATGCTGCAAGAACAGGCGCGCGAGACCCTGCGCAACAATGTGCTCGGCACCAAGATACTGGCCCTGGCGGCGGAGAAGCACGGCTGCCCCACCTTCGTGATGATTTCCACCGACAAGGCGGTCAATCCCACCAGCATCATGGGCATCAGCAAACATATCGCCGAGCTATTCTGTCTCAACCTCAACAAGCGCGCGCAAACCCGTTTCATCACGGTGCGCTTCGGCAACGTATTAGGTTCGACGGGCAGCGTCGTCCCGCTGTTTCAGGAACAGATTGCGACAGGCGGCCCGGTCACAGTCACCCATCCCGAGATCACCCGCTTTTTCATGACCATCCCGGAGGCCTGTCAACTCATCATGCAGGCGGCGGTGATGGGGCAGGGCGGCGAGATTTACGTGCTGGATATGGGCAAGCCGATCAGCATCACCTATCTCGCCGAAGAAATGATCCGCCTGGCGGGCAAGACGCCCGGCAAGGATATCAAGATCGTCTATACGGGACTGCGTCCCGGCGAAAAGCTGTTCGAAGAACTGTTTCATGCCCAGGAAAATCTGTCCGGCACCGAACACGAGAAGATTCTGCTGGCGCACCCGCGCGAGGTGGACTGGAAAACGCTGAACGAGACGCTGGACGAACTCGAACGCGCCTGCCAGGTCTACAATGAAGAATGGGTGCATGCGGTTATCAAGAAACTGCTCCCGCAACTGGACGAATCGGTCGGTGCCGCTTCGCAAAAGGTGGTCAGCCTGAATCGCTTAAAGCATTAAAGACTTATCTAATATAAATAATTTACCGCAGAGAACGCAGAGAAGTCCCTCAAAAAAAGCATATTTTTCCTCCGCGCCCTCCGCGGTAAATCTTTTTTGATTGCAGGCGACACAAAACTGGAATGACGATCTACCAAGGCGCCGCTGAGTATAGCCTGAATCGCTTAAAGCATTAAAGATTCATCCAAATAAATAATTTACCGCAGAGAACGCAGAGAAGTCCCTCAAAAAAAGCATATTTTTCCTCCGCGCCCTCCGCGGTAAATCTTTTTTGATCGCAGGCGACACAAATCTGGAATGACGATCTACCAAGGCGCCGCTGAGTATTGTCATGGTACAGTCCCAACGGCCGGCGTGTTACTCACCAATCTGGGGACGCCCGATGCCCCGACCCCGGCGGCCCTGCGCCGCTATCTCGCCGAATTTCTCTGGGACCCACGGGTAGTCGAAGCGCCACGCTGGCTGTGGTGGCTGGCGTTGCACGGCGTCATCCTGCGTATTCGTCCCGCCCGCTCGGCGCACGCCTATCAAAAGATCTGGACCGAACAAGGCTCCCCGCTGCTGGCCATTTCCCGCCGCCAGGCCGAAGCCGTCAAGCAGGCGCTGCAGGCGCAGTTCAATGGGCGGGTTGTAGTCGCGCTCGGCATGCGTTACGGCACGCCTTCTATTAGAGACGCCCTGGAGCAACTGCGCGCCGCTGATGTCCGCCGCATTCTGGTTTTCCCCTTGTACCCACAGTATTCCGCATCCACCACGGCCTCGACCTTCGATGCGGTGGCCCAGGTCTTGAAGACCTGGCGCTGGCTACCTGAACTGCGCATGATTAATCACTATCACGACGATGCCAGTTACATCAGCGCGGTGGCCAACAGCCTCCGCGAGGCGTGGCGGAACCGGCCGCCTGCCGAGCGGCTGATGTTTTCCTTTCATGGCCTCCCTAAACGTTATCTCCTGCAAGGCGACCCTTACCACTGCGAGTGTCATAAAACAGCACGGCTGATCGCCGAGCAATTGAACCTTCCGGAGGATCGCTGGCAGGTGGCCTTTCAATCGCGCTTTGGGCGTGAAGAATGGCTCAAGCCCTACGCCGATCATACGCTGCAAGAGTGGGCCAAGGCCGGCGTCAAGAGCGTGGACGTCGTCTGCCCCGGTTTTTCCGCCGATTGCCTGGAGACGCTTGAAGAGGTCGCGATGCAAAATCGCAATATCTTTCTCAACGCCGGTGGAGAAAGCTATCACTACATCCCTGCGCTCAACGACCATCCCGAACACATTAGGGCGTTGGTGCATCTCATCGAACTGCATACCCAAGGCTGGCCTGAATTGGATGCAAACGCGGATCAGCAGGCTCGTGATGCGGAGATGAGCAAGCGGCGAGCACTCGATCTGGGAGCAAGACAGTGAATCAATTCAATGAACGCCCCAAGATGAAAAACACGGCGAATATTTATTGAACCTCTGAAAAAATCCATCCATGGATTTTTCAGAGACGAAAAACGAAAAATGCGATTTTCGTTTTTCTTCATTTTTCAATCATTTTCATGATTGAAAAATGGCAGTACATCCCTGTACTGCAGGAAGCCCTGAATTAATCAGGGCTTCCTTTATATTTTCAGCTGCCGCTGACGCGCACGGAGCTATCAAACGTTTTATTTATCTGATCGTAGAAATTTAAATTTTTATTGCACTCTTGACTTTTGTGGTTATAATTACCCACACCATAACTGGAGCGGAGTAAAAAATTATGCGTAAAACTAAAACTGCAGCGAAAAAGCCCATGAAAAAGATGGTCAAGAAAAAAGTGACCCGGGCAAAAAGAAGCGTAGTAAAGAAAGGCGCGATGGCTAGGGCCAATGCACTCGCAAAGAAACTAGCAGCCAAAGAAAGAAAGGCGCTCGCCCGCGCCAAGGCCGCTGCCAGAAGGGCGAAGATGGCGATTGCCAAGGCCGCCGCCCATATGCGTGCAGCCAAAGACAAGGCATTGACTGCATTCGAGAAAAAATGGGAACGTAAATATTTCGCCAGTCAGGCCGCAAAGAAGCGGGCCGCCGCCAAGAGAAGGGTTGCGCGCAAAAAGGCCGCTCGCTTAGCGGCACGGATGGCGCGAATGGCAGCCGCAAGGGGCTAAGAAATACTCTGCACTCTTTCCGGGAGGCTTGGCCTCCTCTGGAGAGGGTGCAGATTTTTTAAACTACACCCTCAAAGACCTGTACATCCACCAGTGTTCCGGCCTCCACGGCGCCGGCTTCCATAGGCAAGACAATAAAACAATTGGCCTTGCTCATCGAGCTTAAGATTCCAGAGCCTTGTTCGCCGGTGCTGCGGACAATTAATTGGCCAGCCGCATCCCTTTCCAGGATTCCACGCTGAAATTCCATACGCCCAGGCGCTTTTTTCAGGCGTGAGGCGCAGGGCACTTTGAATAAAATATCGGATGTTTTGGGTTGACCCATCAGGCGGCGCAAGGCGGGTTGTACGAGTTGATAAAATGTCGTCATCACTGAAACCGGATTGCCCGGCAGGCCGAAAAACCACGCATTTTTAATCTTGCCGAAGGCCAGCGGACGGCCGGGTTTCATGGCGATCTTCCAGAAATTGACCTCGCCCAGCTTTTCCAAGGTCTCCTTAACGAAGTCCGCTTCACCCACCGAGACACCGCCGGATGTGATGACCACATCGGCCATAGCGGCGGCGCGCAGAAATGCGGCCTCCACGTCATCTCTGCGATCACGCACTATGCCGAGATCCATAGGCTCAATACCCAAGCGTGCAAGCATTCCATATAAGGTATAGCGATTGCTGTCGTAAATCTCACCGGGACCGAGAGATTCACCCAACGCGCGCAACTCGTCGCCGGTGGTGAATACCGCCACGCGCGGCAGTTGGAAAACGGTTACCTCCTTGATACCCAGTGAGGCAAGCAGGCCAAGCTGCGCCGGTCCGATCGGCATCCCGGCGGGTAAGGCAACGTCGCCCACAGCGAGGTCCTCGCCAGCCTGACGCACATGTTGACCCGGCTTGTGTCCGGCGCCGATGCGTAACGTGTCGCCGTCACGCTCAGCCTGCTCCTGCATAACAATGGTATCAGTACCCGCCGGCAGCATCGCGCCGGTCATGATGCGCGCGCACTCCTCCGGTTTTACCGCGCCACTAAAGGGCGTTCCCGCCCAAGCTGTTCCAACGACGCGCAATTCGCGTGTTCCACTCATCGGTAAATCACTGCTCGAAACGGCATAACCATCCATCGCCGAATTGGTGTGCGCGGGCACGTTCATTGTGGAGCGAATGTCCTCGGCCAGCACTCGTCCCAGGCTTTCACGCAACGCCAGCGTTTCCATTCCATCAAGAGGCTGTATCGCGTCCTCTATGCGTTGCAGGGCCTCGACGACGGAGAGTGAGTTTGGATCATAATCTTGCATGTTGGTTTTTAGCGCGTTCCTCGTACAATTGATGGTCATGAGGCGTGTTGATATTTAAAAAAGCCTCGGGTTGATCGGAGAAATCGGCCACCGCCAAACGATGACGTCTCAACCAGTCCTCCACTTTACGTCCCCCGCTCATGAGATAGCTGTGCAGGTCGGTAGTAAGAGCGAGAGGTATCATAGTATAGATGGGTTGCAAGCGCATACCATCATGCGCCGTACATAGCTCCGCATTTTCTCTCAGCAGCGTTATCATCATACGCTGCACTAAATCGTTAGGGATCAGAGGCGAGTCACAAGGCGCTGTGACGATATAGTCAGTCTGTGTTGCACACATCGCACTGTACATCCCTGCCAGTGGGCCGCAGTAGCCATCCAGCTTATCAGCCACCAAGGTAAGACCGTAACTCGCATAGCGCGCGTGATTACGGTTGGCGTTAATCATGACCTTGCTGACCTGTGGCGCTAATCGAGCCAGTGTATGTTCCACTAATGGCCTTCCCGCAAGCTCCAGCAGTCCTTTGTCCACCCCGTTCATGCGGCGCGCACGTCCGCCCGCAAGAATAACGCCGGTAATGGTGGGGGATATGAGGTGCATAAGCACCCTGTAGCAAACCTCATACCACACGAAAAATAACCTGAAAGTAGTATTTATATCACCCCTCTACAACATTTTTGCACCAACTTCGTGAATTGATCTGCACTGTTGTCTCTCTTTGGTGCAGATTTTCCCGCGAGTCTCCTGCGGTGAGCCGTAATGAAATAAAAATGTGAGATTCAACAATTAGATAGCTGTCAAAACTGCACTTGGCCCTTAACTTGCACAGCCGCCTTCAATTAGGATTTGAAGCGCGAGGCCTCAGATGAAAGAAAAGCTGGTGTTGATCGGTAATGGCATGGCAGGCGTACGCACGCTGGAAGAGCTGTTGAAAGTCGCACCGGATAAATACGAGATCACCGTATTCGGTTCAGAGCCGTACGGCAATTACAACCGCATCCTGCTGTCTCCCGTGCTGGCCGGTGAGAAGACCGTAGCTGAGATCATGCTGAATGATATGCAGTGGTATGCGGATAATGGCATTACGCTGCACTGTGGTAAAGAGGTGGTGGAGATAGACCGCGCTAAACGCAAGGTTATCGCCGATGATGGCACCAATGCCGACTATGATCGTCTGCTGTTGGCAACCGGCTCGAATCCATTTGTTGTCCCGGTGCCGGGTCACCAATTGCCCGGTGTGGTGACGTTCCGGGATATCCGCGATGTTCAATTAATGATGGATGCGTCCAAGCAGTCCCGGCACGCCGTGGTGATAGGCGGCGGGCTGTTGGGTCTGGAAGCGGCGAACGGATTGATACGCCAGGGCATGAATGTCACGGTGGTGCATATACACGAAACCCTGATGGAGCGTCAGCTCGACAGGGCGGCAGGCGAGATGCTGCGTAAATCGCTGGAACAGCGCGGCATGCACTTCCATATGCCCGCGCAAACGGTGGAGATTTTGGGCGAGGAGCGCGTGCGTGGCGTGCGTTTCAAGGATGGCTCCGAGCTCTACGCCGACCTCGTGGTCATGGCCGTGGGCATACGCCCTAACATCGATCTGGCCAAAAAGGCGGGCATCTATTGCGAGCGCGGCATCGTGGTGAACGACACGCTGCAAACCTACGATCCCGCCATCTACGCCGTGGGCGAATGCGTGCAGCATCGCAGTCAAACCTACGGTTTGGTCGCGCCGCTGTTCGAACAGGCCAAGGTGTGCGCCAACCATCTCGCTCACTTCGGCTACTCACGCTATCAAGGTTCGCTGACTTCCACAAAACTCAAGGTCACGGGGATTGATCTATTTTCCGCAGGTGATTTTACCGGTGACGACAGCACTGAGGAAATCGTGCTTAAAGATGCCTCACAGGGTACCTACAAAAAGCTGGTGCTTAAGGATAACCGTATCCGCGGCGCCGTGATGTACGGCGACACCGGGGACGGCGCATGGTACTTCCAGCTCATGCGCGACGGCACCGACATCGGCGCCTTCCGCGATCATCTGATGTTTGGCCAGGCGCACTTGGGTGATGCCGGTCGCGGCGGACAAAACAAGGCCGCCGCCATGAGCGACTCGATGGAGGTGTGCGGTTGCAACGGCGTATGCAAAGGCGCCATCGTCAAGGCGATCAGCGAAAAAGGTTTGTTCACGCTGGAAGAGGTGCGCGCGCACACCAAGGCGTCCTCGTCGTGCGGTTCGTGCACCGGGCTGGTCGAGCAGATCATGGCCTCGGTATTGGGCGGCGGTTACACGGCGGCGCCCAAGGAAAAACCGGTATGCAAATGCACCGAGCATACTCACGATGAAGTGCGCAAGGCGATACGCGAACGTCATCTGCTCACCATCCGCGAGGTGATGCGGCATTTCGAGTGGAGCACGCCGGACGGCTGCCATGCGTGCCGCCCCGCGCTCAATTATTATCTCTTGTGCGCCTGGCCGGCGGAGTATCAGGACGACCCGCAGTCGCGCTTCATCAACGAACGCGCGCACGCCAACATCCAGAAGGACGGCACCTATTCCGTGGTGCCGCGCATGTGGGGCGGCGTGACGACGGCGAACGAATTACGCACCATCGCCGACGTTGTGGACAAGTTCAACATTCCCACCGTCAAAGTCACCGGCGGACAGCGCATCGATCTGCTGGGCGTGAAAAAGGAAGACCTGCCCGCGGTGTGGGGCGACCTCAACAAGGGCGGACTGGTGTCCGGCCACGCCTACGGCAAGGCGCTGCGCACCGTGAAGACCTGCGTCGGCAAGGAATGGTGCCGCTTCGGTGTGCAGGATTCCACCGCGATGGGCATTCGTCTTGAGCATCTGACGTGGGGTTCCTGGATGCCGCACAAATTCAAGATGGCGGTGTCGGGCTGTCCGCGTAACTGCGCCGAGGCGACCATCAAGGACTTCGGTGTGGTCGCGGTGGAGTCCGGCTGGGAGCTGCACGTCGGCGGCAATGGCGGCGTGAAGATACGACCGACCGATCTGCTGTGCAAAGTGACGACGCCAGACGAGGTAGAGGAATACTGTTGCGCCTTTATCCAGTTGTACCGCGAAGAGGCGCGCTATCTCGACCGGACCGCACCGTGGATAGAGCGTGTCGGGCTCGCCTACGTTAAGCAGCGCGTCGTGGACGATGCACAAGGCCGTAAAGCGCTCTATGCACGCTTCATCGAGTCGCAAAAATACGCCCAGATCGATCCGTGGGCCGAGCGCGCAGCGCATGAAGTGCAACGCTACGAATTCATCCCGCTGAAACAGGTCGTGTAATGAGCGTATTAAACAATGCTGTTGCGGAAAAACCGGTGCACTGGATCGAGGTCGGAACGCTCAACGACATACCGCCTCTCGGCACGCGCGTGGTTCGCACCGTGCAGGGCGACATCGCGCTGTTTCGCACTATGGATGACCACGTGTTCGCGCTGCGTGACGCCTGCCCGCACAAGGGCGGTCCGTTGTCGCAAGGCATCGTGCACGGCACGCGCGTGACCTGCCCGTTGCACAACTGGATGATCGAGCTGGAGTCCGGTTCGGCCGTGGCGCCGGACCAAGGCCGTACGGCCTGTTATCCGGTGAAGGTGGTGCAGGGCGTGGTAAGTATTTCGTTACAGCGCGCGATTGATCACAAAAAGGCATGCTAAATAATGAAGACGAATTCAGAACATCTCACATGAACTTTAAAGACTTTGCAAAAGCCGGCCATTGGCCAACCTTATTGGCGGCGTTCCTGTACTTCGACGTGAGCTTCATGGTGTGGGTGGTGCTAGGGCCGCTGTCGCTTTATCTGACGCAGGGTTTGGGTCTCAGCATCGAAGAGAAATTCACCGTCATCGCTATTCCCATCCTGGCGGGCGCATTACTGCGCGTGCCCATGGGAATGCTGGCCGACCACATCGGACCCAAGCGCGCCGGGCAGTTCGGCCAATTAATCATCATAGCCGCGCTGGCGTATGCCTGGCTGATCGGTCTGGATACCAAGCTGCAGGTAGAGATATTCGGCGCGCTGCTCGGCTTTGCCGGCGCAAGCTTTGCTGTGGCCATTCCGCAGGCGAGCCGCTGGTACCCGCCGGAGTACCAGGGCATCGCGCTCGGCATCGCCGGCGCCGGCAACGTCGGCGTGGTGTTCGACGCCTTGCTGGTTCCGTGGCTGGCGGAAACCTTTGGCTGGCAGGCGGTGTTCGGTTTTCTCCTGATCCCGGTGGTGACTGTATTTCTGCTTTATACCTGGATGGCCAAGGACGCACCCGGCAAGCGGGTTCCGGTCACCTTGAAAAATTATGCGCTGGTACTGCAGGACAGCGATACCTGGTGGTTTATGTTTTTTTATTCGATTACTTTTGGCGGCTTTGTCGGTCTCAGCAACGCCCTGCCATTGTATTTTACCAACTGGTATCACGCCTCGGGCATCGCGGCGGGCATGATGGTGGCGGTGGTGGTTGCGGCCGGTTCCCTGTTCCGTCCGATCGGCGGTTGGGTGGCGGACCGCGTCGGCGGCATCAGGGCATTGCAGATTTTGTTGAGTACGGTGGCCTTGTGTTATCTCGTCATCGGCTTCATGCCGGAAGGTCCCGCGCCCATTGATCTGGGCATGGCTGCCTCCAAGGTGGCGGGCTGGGGATTATTCGACCTGCCCGCGGTAGCGTGGCTGGCGGTGGGCATATTTTTTATCGGCGCCATCGCCCTGGGGATGGGCAACGGTTCGGTGTTCCAGTTGGTGCCTTTGCGTTTCCGCCGCGAGATGGGCGTGGTCACCGGACTGGTCGGCGCGGCGGGCGGTATCGGCGGCTTTTTTCTGGCGAAGACGCTGGGTTTATCCAAGGGCATGACGGGGGGGTTCGCTGCGGGGTTCTGGCTGTTCGCGGGGTTGGCCCTGGTCGGCCTCGTCGGTCTTGCCATGGTGAAGACGCGCTGGCGCACCACCTGGGGCGCCTCCAGCGTGACGACGGCCAAAGTTTGAAGAGGGCGCCTCTGGTGAGAGATGAAATTTGGAAGAGTTTGAGATGATTTCAAGATCAAGGTAAGGAGTCATAAATGTTATTCGGACGGCATAGCAAAAACCCGATCAAGATTCCGCCCAAGCCGGTGGAAAAATGGGCCTATACCACGTGCGGCTATTGCTCCACCGGCTGTTCCATCGAGGTCGGCGTGGACAAAAACGGCAAGGCCGTCAGCGCGCGCGGCGTGAGCGACGCGTCGGTAAATCAGGGCAAGCTGTGCCTGAAGGGGATTTTCGAGTTCGAACTGTTCGACTCCGCCAATCGCGGGCGCACGCCGCTCATGCGCGATCACTTTTTCGATGCATATAAAGAAGCGGGCTGGGATCAGGCGCTGGATCGCACCGCCGCTGAGATTCAGCGCATCCAGAAGACTTACGGGCGCGACGCCTTCGCCATCGTCTCCACCGGCCAAATTCTCACCGAGGAATTTTACACGCTGGGCAAATTGGCGCGCGGCGTGATCGGCAGCAACAACTACGACGGCAACACCACCTTGTGTATGGCCTCCGCCGTGTCCGGCTACAAGCGCTCGTTCGGCAGCGATGGCCCGCCGGGTTGCTACGACGACTTCAGTCACACCGACTGCCTGCTCGCGGTCGGCTCCAATCTGCCGGAGCAGCATCCGATCATCTACTGGCGCCTGAAGGAGGCGCGCGACAAGCGCAAGTTCCCGCTCATCGTGGTGGATCCGCGCGTGACCGTGTTCGCGCAGATGGCCGACATGCACCTGCCCATCAACCCC from Gammaproteobacteria bacterium includes these protein-coding regions:
- a CDS encoding polysaccharide biosynthesis protein, whose amino-acid sequence is MAHTETKISSLDLNHRYAVIAHDLFMVTVAWALATMMPYELSSWRAGLPGFLISLPFVVIAQGVLLWWTGVYRGVWRSSSIPDLWNILRAVAAGVLAISLLLFLVNRLEGIPRTTLLIYPICLVFLLGASRLIYRVWVSNSPSLFMFRNKKRKRVLILGAGVAGELLARDMLQDSDYYPLGFLDDKKELQGALIRGIPVLGEIADLNDVVHRTDVDHIVISMPSASPAQLHRVIALSEQSGIPFRILGRSQGLATAEPSVKGLREVVIDDLLGREPIALDWERISNGIRKKIVLITGAGGSIGSELCRQIARLGASALVLYERSEFGLYTIEMEMRRRFPNLTLHACLGDICDVPAVDHLLSTYRPDIIFHAAAYKHVPMLQEQARETLRNNVLGTKILALAAEKHGCPTFVMISTDKAVNPTSIMGISKHIAELFCLNLNKRAQTRFITVRFGNVLGSTGSVVPLFQEQIATGGPVTVTHPEITRFFMTIPEACQLIMQAAVMGQGGEIYVLDMGKPISITYLAEEMIRLAGKTPGKDIKIVYTGLRPGEKLFEELFHAQENLSGTEHEKILLAHPREVDWKTLNETLDELERACQVYNEEWVHAVIKKLLPQLDESVGAASQKVVSLNRLKH
- a CDS encoding molybdopterin molybdotransferase MoeA, whose amino-acid sequence is MTINCTRNALKTNMQDYDPNSLSVVEALQRIEDAIQPLDGMETLALRESLGRVLAEDIRSTMNVPAHTNSAMDGYAVSSSDLPMSGTRELRVVGTAWAGTPFSGAVKPEECARIMTGAMLPAGTDTIVMQEQAERDGDTLRIGAGHKPGQHVRQAGEDLAVGDVALPAGMPIGPAQLGLLASLGIKEVTVFQLPRVAVFTTGDELRALGESLGPGEIYDSNRYTLYGMLARLGIEPMDLGIVRDRRDDVEAAFLRAAAMADVVITSGGVSVGEADFVKETLEKLGEVNFWKIAMKPGRPLAFGKIKNAWFFGLPGNPVSVMTTFYQLVQPALRRLMGQPKTSDILFKVPCASRLKKAPGRMEFQRGILERDAAGQLIVRSTGEQGSGILSSMSKANCFIVLPMEAGAVEAGTLVDVQVFEGVV
- the nirD gene encoding nitrite reductase small subunit NirD → MHWIEVGTLNDIPPLGTRVVRTVQGDIALFRTMDDHVFALRDACPHKGGPLSQGIVHGTRVTCPLHNWMIELESGSAVAPDQGRTACYPVKVVQGVVSISLQRAIDHKKAC
- the mobA gene encoding molybdenum cofactor guanylyltransferase — translated: MHLISPTITGVILAGGRARRMNGVDKGLLELAGRPLVEHTLARLAPQVSKVMINANRNHARYASYGLTLVADKLDGYCGPLAGMYSAMCATQTDYIVTAPCDSPLIPNDLVQRMMITLLRENAELCTAHDGMRLQPIYTMIPLALTTDLHSYLMSGGRKVEDWLRRHRLAVADFSDQPEAFLNINTPHDHQLYEERAKNQHARL
- a CDS encoding glycosyltransferase family 4 protein, coding for MPLKIFGLLTGVFAVSLLLTGLIRRYALDYALLDHPNARSSHTHPTPTGGGAAIALGFFLAIGALHYWGLLNGDVSWALLGGGVLVAFIGAWDDITPIVAKWRLLAHLLAALWAVYCIGAPASLNVGSYTLELGWTAYPLWVLAVIWLTNLYNFMDGIDGLAGAQAITAGLAGGILLWWLNAPGLAGASLALAAASGGFLIWNWPRARIFMGDAGSGMLGFSFAVLALAGERGHAMPAAVWMILLALFILDASYTLLARLLRGEAWYHAHRSHAYQRLVQADIPHRRVTLWALLINVVVLWPATGIIWVYPGLLPWMLAVVAIAGWLLWWGVRSKFSNP
- a CDS encoding NAD(P)/FAD-dependent oxidoreductase, whose translation is MKEKLVLIGNGMAGVRTLEELLKVAPDKYEITVFGSEPYGNYNRILLSPVLAGEKTVAEIMLNDMQWYADNGITLHCGKEVVEIDRAKRKVIADDGTNADYDRLLLATGSNPFVVPVPGHQLPGVVTFRDIRDVQLMMDASKQSRHAVVIGGGLLGLEAANGLIRQGMNVTVVHIHETLMERQLDRAAGEMLRKSLEQRGMHFHMPAQTVEILGEERVRGVRFKDGSELYADLVVMAVGIRPNIDLAKKAGIYCERGIVVNDTLQTYDPAIYAVGECVQHRSQTYGLVAPLFEQAKVCANHLAHFGYSRYQGSLTSTKLKVTGIDLFSAGDFTGDDSTEEIVLKDASQGTYKKLVLKDNRIRGAVMYGDTGDGAWYFQLMRDGTDIGAFRDHLMFGQAHLGDAGRGGQNKAAAMSDSMEVCGCNGVCKGAIVKAISEKGLFTLEEVRAHTKASSSCGSCTGLVEQIMASVLGGGYTAAPKEKPVCKCTEHTHDEVRKAIRERHLLTIREVMRHFEWSTPDGCHACRPALNYYLLCAWPAEYQDDPQSRFINERAHANIQKDGTYSVVPRMWGGVTTANELRTIADVVDKFNIPTVKVTGGQRIDLLGVKKEDLPAVWGDLNKGGLVSGHAYGKALRTVKTCVGKEWCRFGVQDSTAMGIRLEHLTWGSWMPHKFKMAVSGCPRNCAEATIKDFGVVAVESGWELHVGGNGGVKIRPTDLLCKVTTPDEVEEYCCAFIQLYREEARYLDRTAPWIERVGLAYVKQRVVDDAQGRKALYARFIESQKYAQIDPWAERAAHEVQRYEFIPLKQVV
- a CDS encoding ferrochelatase; this encodes MTIYQGAAEYCHGTVPTAGVLLTNLGTPDAPTPAALRRYLAEFLWDPRVVEAPRWLWWLALHGVILRIRPARSAHAYQKIWTEQGSPLLAISRRQAEAVKQALQAQFNGRVVVALGMRYGTPSIRDALEQLRAADVRRILVFPLYPQYSASTTASTFDAVAQVLKTWRWLPELRMINHYHDDASYISAVANSLREAWRNRPPAERLMFSFHGLPKRYLLQGDPYHCECHKTARLIAEQLNLPEDRWQVAFQSRFGREEWLKPYADHTLQEWAKAGVKSVDVVCPGFSADCLETLEEVAMQNRNIFLNAGGESYHYIPALNDHPEHIRALVHLIELHTQGWPELDANADQQARDAEMSKRRALDLGARQ